The following proteins come from a genomic window of Campylobacter concisus:
- a CDS encoding bifunctional aconitate hydratase 2/2-methylisocitrate dehydratase, translating into MSFFTDYEKHVSEREKEGVPPLALNAKQTSEICELIKLASKSSGDEKAQSELKFLINLLETRINPGVDDAAKIKAEFLGEVIDGLAVNGLNAMSAIKILGKMLGGYNVEILVRALKNSDENIARAAANELKNIILVHEYFDEIVKLSSNNKFAKEVLLSWANAEWFTHKKPIETCINAVVFKVPGETNTDDLSPASEAYTRADIPLHAKAMLVKKMPEGLEILKELKSCGKSVAYVGDVVGTGSSRKSGINSIQWHLGDEIEGVPNKKTGGIVIGTTIAPIFFNTAEDSGALPIVANVNELEMGDEIGIYPFKGEIYKLIGTEKKLVANFKLSPNTLSDEIRAGGRIPLMIGRQVTKKAREALGLGEEQIFIKPDQPKEQSGGYTLAQKMVGKACGVAGVRAGAYVEPEILTVGSQDTTGPMTRDEVKELASLSFGADFVLQSFCHTAAYPKPSDLVMHESLPKFINLRGGVSLKPGDGVIHSWLNRMVLPDTVGTGGDSHTRFPIGISFPAGSGLVAFAAVLGMMPLNMPESVLIKFKGELKEGVTLRDLVNAIPYFAIKKGLLSVEKKNKKNIFAGKILEIEGLENLKVEQAFELSDASAERSAAACVVNLGVDSVVEYVRSNVALIDAMIKAGYESRETLLRRKEKMQKWLENPTLLRADKDARYAEILEIDLSQIDEPILACPNDPDDVATLSEILTDNKRVHKIDEVFVGSCMTNIGHYRALARILERESKLTTRLWIAPPTKMDKSTLEDEGIYEIFKRLNARTEVPGCSLCMGNQARVNDNAVVFSTSTRNFDNRMGMGAKVYLGSAELAAVCALLGRLPSVDEYKKIVKDSLSLNKDEIYKYLNFNEISEFSI; encoded by the coding sequence ATGAGCTTTTTTACCGACTACGAAAAACACGTGAGCGAGCGAGAAAAAGAGGGCGTGCCACCGCTTGCGCTAAACGCCAAGCAAACAAGCGAAATTTGCGAGCTAATAAAGCTTGCCAGTAAGTCTAGTGGCGATGAAAAGGCGCAAAGCGAGCTAAAATTTCTTATAAATTTGCTTGAAACTCGCATCAATCCTGGCGTTGACGACGCAGCGAAGATAAAGGCAGAATTTCTTGGCGAAGTGATAGATGGGCTTGCTGTTAACGGCCTTAACGCTATGAGTGCTATTAAAATTTTGGGCAAGATGCTTGGCGGATATAATGTAGAAATTTTAGTGCGAGCTCTAAAAAATAGTGATGAAAATATCGCTCGCGCTGCGGCAAATGAGCTAAAAAATATCATCCTGGTGCATGAATATTTTGATGAGATAGTAAAACTAAGTAGCAACAATAAATTTGCAAAAGAGGTGCTTCTCTCTTGGGCAAATGCGGAGTGGTTTACGCATAAAAAGCCAATCGAAACCTGTATAAACGCAGTCGTTTTTAAGGTACCAGGTGAGACAAATACTGATGACCTAAGTCCAGCGAGCGAGGCCTATACAAGGGCCGACATACCACTTCATGCAAAAGCAATGCTTGTTAAAAAGATGCCTGAAGGCTTAGAAATCCTAAAAGAGCTAAAAAGTTGTGGCAAAAGCGTAGCGTATGTTGGTGACGTGGTTGGCACTGGCAGCAGCAGAAAGAGCGGCATAAACTCGATCCAGTGGCATTTGGGCGATGAGATAGAGGGTGTGCCAAACAAAAAAACGGGCGGCATCGTGATAGGCACGACAATAGCTCCTATATTTTTTAACACTGCCGAAGATAGCGGTGCACTGCCGATAGTTGCAAACGTAAACGAGCTTGAGATGGGCGATGAGATAGGAATTTATCCATTTAAAGGCGAAATTTATAAGCTTATTGGCACTGAGAAAAAGCTCGTGGCAAATTTTAAACTTAGCCCAAACACTCTAAGCGACGAGATAAGAGCGGGTGGCAGGATACCACTTATGATAGGACGTCAAGTGACTAAAAAGGCCAGAGAGGCCTTGGGGCTTGGCGAGGAGCAAATTTTTATAAAGCCAGATCAGCCAAAAGAGCAGAGTGGTGGCTATACGCTGGCTCAAAAGATGGTTGGCAAGGCTTGCGGCGTAGCTGGCGTGAGAGCTGGGGCTTATGTGGAGCCTGAAATTTTAACTGTTGGCTCACAAGATACGACTGGACCGATGACTAGAGATGAGGTTAAAGAGCTTGCTAGCCTTAGTTTCGGGGCGGATTTTGTTCTGCAAAGCTTTTGCCACACGGCCGCTTATCCAAAGCCAAGTGATCTTGTGATGCATGAGAGCTTGCCAAAATTTATAAATTTACGTGGCGGTGTGAGTCTAAAGCCAGGCGATGGTGTCATCCACTCGTGGCTAAATCGCATGGTATTACCTGATACGGTGGGCACTGGAGGCGATAGTCACACGAGATTTCCTATCGGTATCAGCTTTCCAGCAGGCAGTGGACTAGTGGCGTTTGCAGCGGTGCTTGGAATGATGCCGCTAAATATGCCAGAGTCAGTTTTGATCAAATTTAAAGGCGAGCTAAAAGAGGGTGTGACGCTTCGTGATCTTGTCAATGCGATACCTTATTTTGCTATCAAAAAAGGGCTTTTAAGTGTTGAAAAGAAAAACAAAAAGAACATTTTTGCAGGCAAAATTTTAGAGATAGAAGGGCTTGAGAATCTAAAAGTAGAGCAGGCGTTTGAGCTAAGTGACGCTTCGGCTGAACGCTCGGCCGCGGCTTGTGTGGTAAATTTAGGCGTTGATAGCGTTGTGGAGTACGTTCGCTCAAATGTTGCGCTAATTGACGCGATGATAAAAGCTGGTTATGAGAGCCGTGAGACCCTGCTTAGACGAAAAGAAAAAATGCAAAAATGGCTTGAAAATCCGACTCTTTTAAGAGCCGACAAGGACGCAAGATATGCTGAAATTTTAGAGATCGATTTGTCGCAGATAGATGAGCCGATTTTGGCTTGTCCAAATGACCCAGACGATGTGGCAACACTAAGTGAAATTTTAACTGATAACAAAAGAGTGCATAAAATAGATGAAGTTTTTGTGGGAAGCTGTATGACAAATATAGGCCATTACAGAGCGCTAGCTAGAATTTTGGAGCGTGAGAGCAAGCTTACAACTAGGCTTTGGATCGCACCGCCGACAAAGATGGATAAAAGCACACTTGAAGATGAAGGTATTTATGAAATTTTTAAAAGATTAAATGCAAGGACAGAGGTACCAGGCTGCTCGCTTTGTATGGGTAATCAAGCAAGAGTAAACGATAACGCAGTGGTGTTTTCTACATCAACCAGAAATTTTGATAACAGAATGGGTATGGGTGCAAAGGTCTATCTGGGAAGTGCCGAGTTAGCCGCCGTTTGTGCGCTACTTGGGCGTTTACCAAGTGTAGATGAATATAAAAAGATAGTAAAAGATAGCCTTAGCTTAAATAAAGATGAAATTTATAAATATCTAAATTTTAATGAAATAAGCGAGTTTAGCATATAA
- a CDS encoding DUF4230 domain-containing protein, with amino-acid sequence MSEYVNLILALLLAVLVFAFYRANKALKKAKDESQNVSVSTEISQLKSIGELSVFQVYSKEIVTKTDHAFGNFGKEYLRWLVSEKKLSMIFEFEINFIYDLTSPKLEIMQIANSSYKIKMPPCKYKFSIADMKFYDEKNGKFIPFLLPDSLNGFFGSTFTEEDKNRLIEEARSEVKKMSVRLISQLQGKIHKSARDTLEAIAKSFGANKVEFVFDDNDEQINSQLNLENIA; translated from the coding sequence ATGAGTGAATATGTAAATTTGATATTAGCCCTTTTGCTTGCGGTTCTTGTATTTGCATTTTACAGGGCAAATAAGGCTTTAAAAAAAGCCAAAGATGAGAGTCAAAATGTATCTGTTAGCACGGAAATTTCGCAGCTAAAAAGTATAGGCGAGCTATCTGTCTTTCAGGTATATAGCAAAGAGATCGTCACAAAAACCGACCATGCGTTTGGAAATTTTGGCAAAGAGTATCTAAGGTGGCTGGTAAGCGAAAAGAAGCTTTCGATGATATTTGAGTTTGAGATAAATTTCATCTACGATCTAACTAGTCCAAAACTTGAAATCATGCAGATCGCAAACTCTAGCTACAAGATAAAAATGCCCCCATGTAAGTATAAATTCTCAATCGCCGATATGAAATTTTACGATGAGAAAAACGGCAAATTTATACCATTTTTACTGCCTGATTCGCTAAATGGCTTTTTTGGAAGCACATTTACAGAAGAGGACAAAAACAGACTTATAGAAGAGGCCAGAAGTGAAGTAAAAAAGATGAGTGTTCGTCTTATCTCACAGCTTCAAGGCAAGATCCATAAATCGGCTCGCGACACGCTTGAAGCGATAGCAAAGAGCTTTGGGGCAAACAAGGTCGAATTTGTTTTTGATGATAACGATGAGCAGATAAATTCACAGCTAAATTTAGAAAATATCGCATAA
- a CDS encoding Na+/H+ antiporter NhaC family protein, with protein sequence MRQILLLLFFSVALFGVDPEVAKRNAEIYGVFTLIPPVVAIALAFITKDVILSLFIGVFSGTFLINIINENIFMGIVKGFTGIVSRVVESMADKTDSGILLQVLCIGGVVALITKMGGTKAVALWLSKKAKSGISAQISTWLMGIFVFFDDYANALIVGPIMRPISDKFKISREKLAFIIDATAAPIAGIAIISTWVGLEVSLIEKGYELVGETGINAYSIFIETIPYRFYNLFILFFIVCTALMQREYGPMLLAERRARRGELHSGKTQIQDLEDKTLEPKEGVKLSAANAVVPLLVLVIGAFTSFYFSGLAALEGDALKNALANPLSFSTFKDTFGAADSATSLFQAALLASIVAITMGVWRKIFDVKEAISTWVKGWKTMIITVVILLLAWSLSAVIKELGTSRYLVDLLSSSTPKFILPVAVFILGSFISFSTGTSYGTMGILMPLAIPLAYAVGKNYGLEGDAMHAYMIVNISGVLTGAIFGDHCSPISDTTILSSMGAGCNHIDHVSTQMVYALSVCAVCVLVGYLPVALGLSVWIALPCGFLAIWALVRFVGKKVEA encoded by the coding sequence GTGAGACAAATTTTATTATTACTTTTTTTTAGCGTTGCGCTTTTTGGTGTCGATCCAGAAGTGGCAAAGAGAAACGCTGAAATTTATGGCGTATTTACGCTTATACCGCCTGTTGTGGCAATAGCACTTGCTTTTATCACAAAAGACGTCATCTTGTCGCTATTTATAGGTGTTTTTAGCGGAACATTTCTCATAAATATCATCAATGAAAACATCTTTATGGGTATCGTAAAAGGCTTTACAGGTATTGTTTCAAGAGTCGTTGAATCAATGGCTGACAAGACCGACTCAGGTATCTTACTTCAAGTGCTTTGTATCGGCGGCGTGGTCGCACTCATTACAAAGATGGGTGGTACAAAGGCGGTTGCTCTTTGGCTTAGCAAAAAGGCAAAAAGCGGCATTTCAGCTCAAATTTCAACATGGCTCATGGGAATTTTTGTATTTTTTGATGACTACGCAAATGCCCTAATCGTTGGCCCTATAATGAGACCAATAAGTGATAAATTTAAAATAAGCCGCGAAAAACTAGCTTTTATCATAGATGCTACCGCAGCACCGATCGCTGGTATTGCTATCATCTCGACATGGGTTGGCCTTGAGGTTTCACTCATCGAAAAGGGCTATGAGCTAGTTGGAGAGACTGGAATTAACGCTTATTCTATATTTATCGAGACAATTCCATATAGATTTTACAACCTCTTCATCTTATTTTTTATAGTCTGTACAGCCTTGATGCAGCGTGAATACGGACCAATGCTGTTAGCTGAAAGACGTGCTAGAAGAGGCGAGCTTCACTCAGGTAAAACTCAAATCCAAGATCTTGAAGATAAAACACTTGAGCCAAAAGAGGGCGTGAAATTAAGCGCTGCAAATGCTGTTGTACCACTTCTTGTGCTGGTCATTGGCGCATTTACTAGTTTTTATTTTAGTGGTCTTGCTGCACTTGAGGGTGATGCTCTTAAAAATGCACTTGCTAATCCGCTTTCATTTTCTACATTTAAAGATACTTTTGGCGCAGCAGACTCAGCTACATCACTATTTCAAGCAGCACTACTTGCTAGTATTGTAGCTATCACAATGGGTGTTTGGCGTAAAATTTTTGACGTAAAAGAGGCTATCAGCACATGGGTAAAGGGCTGGAAGACTATGATAATTACGGTTGTCATTTTGCTTCTTGCATGGAGCCTTAGTGCTGTTATCAAAGAGCTTGGCACATCAAGATATTTGGTTGATTTATTAAGCTCTTCAACGCCTAAATTTATCCTGCCAGTTGCTGTTTTTATCCTTGGTTCGTTTATTAGCTTTTCAACTGGAACGAGCTATGGTACGATGGGAATTTTAATGCCTCTAGCTATCCCACTAGCTTATGCAGTCGGCAAAAACTACGGTCTAGAGGGTGATGCGATGCACGCTTATATGATCGTAAATATCTCAGGCGTACTTACAGGTGCGATCTTTGGCGATCACTGCTCACCGATATCGGATACTACGATACTTTCATCAATGGGCGCAGGATGTAATCATATCGATCACGTCTCAACTCAAATGGTATATGCACTTAGTGTTTGTGCGGTTTGTGTGCTAGTTGGCTACTTGCCGGTTGCACTTGGTCTTAGCGTTTGGATCGCGCTTCCTTGCGGATTTTTAGCGATTTGGGCGTTAGTTAGATTTGTCGGTAAAAAGGTGGAAGCGTAA
- a CDS encoding SDR family NAD(P)-dependent oxidoreductase — protein MKKTAFVTGATSGFGEAIARRLSKEGYKIVALARREDRLKKLAAELDDTHIIVADIRDKEAVFKAVESLPDKFKDIEVLVNNAGMALGLEKTIDAKVEDFEAMIDTNVKGLIYSTKAVLPLLYKQEKGYIFNIGSTAGSWPYPGSNVYGATKAFVKQFSLNLRNDLVGTNIRVTNIEPGLCKTEFSEVRFRGDKVKADSLYENTNFITSEDIATILINCLNMPGSVNINRVEVMANTQTWAGLAIEKF, from the coding sequence ATGAAAAAGACAGCTTTTGTAACCGGTGCAACATCTGGATTTGGCGAGGCGATCGCCAGAAGACTCTCAAAAGAGGGCTACAAGATAGTCGCTCTTGCAAGGCGCGAAGATAGGCTAAAGAAGCTTGCAGCAGAGCTTGACGATACGCATATTATCGTAGCTGACATACGCGACAAAGAGGCTGTTTTTAAAGCGGTTGAGAGCTTGCCTGATAAATTTAAGGACATAGAAGTGCTTGTAAACAACGCTGGCATGGCGCTTGGGCTTGAGAAGACGATAGATGCGAAGGTGGAGGACTTTGAGGCGATGATAGACACCAACGTCAAGGGTCTTATCTACTCAACAAAGGCGGTTTTGCCACTACTTTATAAGCAAGAAAAGGGCTATATCTTTAATATTGGCTCGACAGCTGGCTCATGGCCATATCCTGGAAGCAACGTTTATGGTGCCACAAAAGCCTTTGTAAAGCAGTTTAGTCTAAATTTAAGAAACGATCTAGTTGGTACAAATATCAGGGTGACAAACATCGAGCCGGGGCTTTGCAAGACCGAATTTAGCGAGGTTAGGTTTAGAGGAGATAAAGTAAAGGCGGATAGTCTTTATGAAAATACAAATTTCATCACATCTGAGGATATCGCGACGATTTTGATAAATTGTCTAAATATGCCCGGAAGTGTCAATATAAATAGAGTCGAAGTCATGGCAAATACGCAGACTTGGGCTGGACTTGCGATAGAAAAATTTTAA
- a CDS encoding methylated-DNA--[protein]-cysteine S-methyltransferase, whose amino-acid sequence MSKAYLKSPIGILEIVASNNGICEINFVDKFEKIAVKDENLKLCLDELKAYFEGRLKKFSVRLDIKTTNFRAKIYEALQKVPYGETTTYAALALAVGHKNAYRAAGSANAKNPVPIIIPCHRVLAISGLGGYSGGDGLPTKIWLLEHEAKHK is encoded by the coding sequence GTGTCAAAAGCTTACCTAAAATCTCCCATTGGAATTTTAGAGATCGTTGCCAGTAATAATGGAATTTGTGAGATAAATTTTGTAGATAAATTTGAAAAAATTGCAGTAAAAGATGAAAATTTAAAGCTTTGTCTTGATGAGTTAAAAGCATATTTTGAAGGTAGGCTTAAAAAATTTAGCGTTAGACTTGATATAAAAACAACTAATTTTAGAGCAAAAATTTACGAGGCCTTACAAAAAGTGCCATACGGAGAAACGACCACATACGCGGCCCTTGCACTTGCCGTAGGTCATAAAAATGCCTACCGAGCAGCAGGATCAGCCAATGCTAAAAATCCAGTGCCTATCATCATCCCTTGTCACAGAGTGCTAGCTATCAGTGGGCTTGGCGGCTACTCAGGTGGAGATGGTCTGCCAACTAAAATTTGGCTCTTAGAGCATGAAGCAAAGCATAAATAG
- a CDS encoding Dyp-type peroxidase, protein MSFNSQEVTQTPGNNTVFQTWVLKDDKKACKEGFARLCALVINLNKTAKVRFGAGENVNCVLGVGHDAWRKLAITKTLPKELVNFKAIKGDKHEAVSTKGDLHIHIRALNAADCFDMAQSVKGVLYKFADIVDEVQGFKYHDGRAIIGFVDGTENPEGEERDFFAKVGDEDAKFKGGSYVFVQKYFHKMQEWNATSVSEQEKVIGRSKELDIEMSDDVKPNNSHSAAANVGDDKKVVRGNMPFTEGSKTGTYFIAYASTFSTVELMLKKMFIGEPKGNSDRLLDFSTPVTGALYFVPTVDMLSDYEG, encoded by the coding sequence ATGAGTTTTAATTCACAAGAGGTTACACAAACTCCAGGCAACAATACCGTCTTTCAAACTTGGGTTTTAAAAGATGATAAAAAGGCGTGCAAAGAGGGCTTTGCTAGGCTTTGTGCTTTGGTTATAAATTTAAATAAAACTGCAAAGGTTAGATTTGGTGCGGGTGAAAATGTAAACTGCGTCCTTGGCGTCGGACACGATGCGTGGAGAAAGCTGGCCATCACAAAAACCTTGCCAAAAGAGCTTGTAAATTTTAAAGCGATCAAAGGCGACAAACACGAGGCTGTTAGCACAAAAGGTGATTTGCACATTCATATCCGTGCATTAAACGCGGCTGACTGCTTTGACATGGCACAAAGTGTAAAGGGTGTGCTATATAAATTTGCTGATATTGTAGACGAGGTGCAAGGCTTTAAATACCACGACGGCAGAGCGATAATAGGCTTTGTTGATGGCACTGAAAATCCTGAGGGCGAGGAGAGAGATTTCTTTGCTAAAGTTGGCGACGAGGATGCTAAATTTAAGGGCGGAAGCTACGTTTTTGTGCAAAAATACTTTCATAAAATGCAAGAGTGGAACGCCACAAGCGTAAGCGAGCAAGAAAAGGTTATAGGCCGCTCAAAAGAACTTGATATCGAGATGAGCGATGATGTAAAACCTAACAATTCACACTCAGCCGCAGCAAATGTTGGCGATGATAAAAAGGTTGTGCGCGGCAATATGCCATTTACTGAGGGTAGCAAAACTGGCACTTATTTCATCGCTTATGCGAGCACATTTTCAACAGTTGAGCTTATGCTTAAAAAGATGTTTATCGGCGAGCCAAAGGGCAACTCAGATAGGCTACTTGACTTTAGCACACCTGTTACTGGTGCGCTATATTTTGTGCCAACAGTTGATATGTTAAGCGATTATGAGGGCTAA
- the trmA gene encoding tRNA (uridine(54)-C5)-methyltransferase TrmA: MDCNYLKECGSCTLFAPYDEQILFKTDLVKQNFSEFYDGKFDVFSSNPKHYRTRAEFGIWHEGSKLSYTMHASEKGKRIFIDECPKVCEQISELMPSLIYSLQESEILGAKLFGVEFISCKSGVLVTLLYHKKLDSEFEAEIKNLANKLNVTILARSRGQKLLSGELNLIDELDVGGEIYKFSLSENAFIQPNRAVNEKMIAWAKECVEAGGDLLELYCGHGNFTIPLSFKFKNVLATEISKSSIANALKNCELNKAKNIKFLRMDADELMSAFAGVREFNRLKEINLSDFSFSHILVDPPRAGLSESVVNFIKNFKNIIYVSCNPETLKENLNELCKSHKVIKFAIFDQFANTHHIECGVLLRAKE; encoded by the coding sequence TTGGATTGCAATTATCTAAAAGAGTGCGGCTCTTGCACTCTTTTTGCCCCTTACGATGAGCAAATTTTATTTAAAACTGACCTTGTAAAACAAAATTTTTCAGAGTTTTATGATGGCAAATTTGATGTGTTTAGCTCCAATCCAAAACACTACCGCACAAGGGCTGAGTTTGGTATCTGGCACGAAGGTAGCAAGCTTAGCTATACCATGCATGCAAGTGAGAAGGGCAAGAGAATTTTTATAGATGAGTGCCCTAAGGTTTGTGAGCAAATTTCAGAGCTTATGCCAAGCTTAATTTACAGCTTACAAGAGAGTGAAATACTAGGCGCAAAGCTTTTTGGCGTAGAATTTATCTCTTGTAAAAGCGGTGTTTTAGTCACGCTTCTTTATCACAAAAAACTTGATAGTGAGTTTGAAGCAGAGATTAAAAATTTAGCCAATAAGCTTAATGTCACGATACTTGCTAGATCTCGCGGGCAAAAGCTACTAAGTGGTGAGCTAAATTTGATAGATGAGCTAGATGTTGGTGGTGAAATTTATAAATTTAGCCTAAGTGAGAATGCCTTTATCCAGCCAAATAGAGCCGTAAATGAAAAGATGATAGCTTGGGCAAAAGAGTGCGTGGAGGCTGGTGGCGACCTGCTGGAGCTCTACTGCGGACATGGAAATTTTACTATTCCGCTTTCGTTTAAATTTAAAAATGTCCTTGCCACTGAAATTTCAAAAAGCTCGATCGCAAATGCCCTTAAAAACTGCGAGCTAAACAAAGCTAAAAATATCAAATTTCTACGTATGGACGCTGATGAGCTTATGAGTGCATTTGCTGGCGTTAGGGAATTTAACAGGCTAAAAGAGATAAATTTAAGCGACTTTAGCTTCTCGCACATTCTTGTCGATCCGCCTCGTGCAGGACTAAGCGAAAGTGTCGTAAATTTCATCAAAAATTTCAAAAATATCATTTACGTCTCGTGCAACCCAGAGACTCTAAAAGAAAATTTAAATGAGCTTTGTAAAAGCCATAAAGTGATAAAATTTGCCATTTTTGATCAGTTTGCAAACACTCACCACATCGAGTGCGGCGTGCTACTAAGGGCAAAAGAATAA
- a CDS encoding ankyrin repeat domain-containing protein: MKKVVFFLFFSVCFLINLHALECSDLAKKESFKTTPNDLAYANEGLFYCDGSLLNLKEVKELFDASVAVRSESQSCVGDRVYKENLNKLRWLLLKASFAPELYQKELAKPDIAEEQKDARMEYFRYWANESLFNFLKYKKFIEAYKNAQTPLVKFYESLGIDTPSAAYYATSVVNEFLTFGVGKSVNKAKILTPEQSMMAQRINSDELANLLYSKNFSTAELTNLLNIALLNEKSSDMIKEIIRRGADVNLGDETPLFFALKNIENVKILLANKADVNHTNFFGKSVLFYAVQFSDKPLCELLLKNGANANESYIDENAKMNMINLGMTQVEDTCGLEHTNRSVFMHAAAHATPEILKLLMDNGADINATDDAGFNALDYAMKEQNEKTIKFLENLGLKPNLN, from the coding sequence ATGAAAAAAGTAGTTTTTTTTCTCTTTTTTAGCGTTTGTTTTTTGATAAATTTACACGCTTTAGAGTGCAGTGATCTTGCCAAAAAAGAGAGCTTTAAAACTACTCCAAACGATCTTGCTTACGCGAATGAGGGGCTATTTTACTGTGATGGTTCGCTTTTAAATTTAAAAGAGGTAAAAGAGCTTTTTGATGCGAGTGTGGCTGTGAGAAGTGAGTCTCAAAGCTGCGTTGGCGATAGAGTTTATAAAGAAAATTTAAACAAGCTTAGATGGCTTTTGCTAAAAGCGTCATTCGCACCTGAGCTTTATCAAAAAGAGCTTGCAAAGCCTGATATTGCTGAAGAGCAAAAAGATGCCAGGATGGAGTATTTTAGATACTGGGCAAACGAGAGCTTGTTTAATTTTTTAAAATATAAAAAATTTATCGAAGCTTACAAAAACGCTCAAACTCCGCTTGTAAAATTTTATGAAAGCCTGGGAATTGATACACCAAGTGCTGCTTACTACGCAACTAGCGTGGTAAATGAGTTTTTGACTTTTGGTGTCGGTAAAAGTGTAAATAAAGCTAAAATTTTAACACCTGAGCAAAGTATGATGGCTCAAAGGATAAATTCCGATGAGCTAGCAAATTTACTTTACTCAAAAAATTTCAGTACCGCTGAGCTTACAAATTTGCTTAATATCGCACTTTTAAACGAAAAAAGTAGCGATATGATAAAAGAGATTATAAGGCGTGGGGCCGATGTGAATTTGGGCGATGAGACACCGCTATTTTTTGCTTTAAAAAATATAGAAAACGTAAAAATTTTACTTGCAAACAAAGCCGATGTAAATCACACAAATTTTTTTGGGAAAAGTGTGCTTTTTTATGCTGTGCAGTTTAGTGATAAACCACTTTGCGAGCTTTTGCTAAAAAATGGTGCCAATGCCAACGAGAGCTATATAGACGAAAATGCCAAGATGAATATGATAAATTTGGGTATGACGCAAGTTGAAGATACATGTGGTCTAGAGCATACAAATAGAAGCGTTTTTATGCATGCAGCAGCTCACGCAACGCCAGAAATTTTAAAGCTTTTGATGGATAATGGCGCTGATATCAACGCGACTGATGACGCTGGATTTAACGCGCTTGACTATGCCATGAAAGAACAAAACGAAAAGACGATCAAATTTTTAGAAAATTTGGGTTTAAAACCAAATTTAAATTAG
- the ilvA gene encoding threonine ammonia-lyase, with protein sequence MVSLNKIIQAKITIGHFVTKTPFALSAKLSKILGASVYLKEENLQRTGAYKIRGAYNKIASLSDEERKLGVVAASAGNHAQGVAISAKEFGVHACIIMPESTPLLKVAGTKDLGAEVILKGDNFDEAYAFAVNYAKEKGMTFVHPFNDEYVMAGQGTVGLEMLDEISDLDMVIVPVGGGGLASGVASCIKQVNPKTKVVCVGAKGAPAMFNSYGAKKSINSKSVRTIADGIAVRDASEITLANIVECVDEFVQVDDEEIATAILFLLETQKIVVEGAGAAGVAALMHDKIKFKKGAKIGVVLSGGNIDVQVLSIIIEKGLIKSHRKMTLQITLVDKPGALMSLTDSLKSANANIVKIDYDRFSTRLDYGDASITITLETKGLEHQEKIKEVLEKSGFSFSQLF encoded by the coding sequence ATGGTTTCACTAAATAAAATCATCCAAGCAAAGATCACGATCGGTCATTTCGTGACTAAGACCCCATTTGCGCTAAGTGCAAAGCTTAGTAAAATTTTAGGTGCAAGTGTTTACCTGAAAGAAGAAAATTTACAAAGAACTGGTGCATATAAGATAAGAGGCGCATACAATAAAATAGCTAGCCTAAGTGATGAGGAGCGAAAGCTTGGTGTAGTAGCTGCAAGCGCTGGTAACCACGCTCAAGGTGTAGCAATAAGTGCAAAGGAATTTGGCGTGCATGCTTGCATTATCATGCCAGAATCAACCCCACTTCTAAAGGTTGCTGGCACGAAGGATCTTGGTGCAGAGGTCATTTTAAAGGGCGATAACTTTGACGAGGCGTACGCTTTTGCGGTGAACTATGCTAAAGAAAAGGGCATGACCTTCGTTCATCCATTTAACGACGAGTACGTCATGGCAGGGCAGGGTACTGTTGGGCTTGAGATGCTTGATGAGATCAGCGACCTTGACATGGTTATCGTTCCAGTTGGTGGTGGCGGATTAGCTAGTGGTGTGGCTAGTTGTATAAAGCAGGTCAATCCAAAGACAAAAGTGGTCTGCGTTGGTGCAAAGGGTGCTCCAGCTATGTTTAATAGCTATGGCGCTAAAAAAAGCATAAACTCAAAATCAGTCCGCACGATCGCAGATGGCATCGCTGTGCGTGACGCGAGCGAGATCACACTGGCAAATATCGTAGAGTGCGTAGATGAGTTTGTGCAGGTTGACGATGAAGAGATTGCGACTGCGATTTTGTTTTTGTTAGAGACGCAAAAGATCGTAGTTGAAGGTGCTGGTGCAGCTGGTGTAGCAGCACTCATGCATGATAAGATAAAATTTAAAAAAGGTGCAAAGATAGGCGTAGTGCTAAGTGGCGGAAATATCGATGTACAAGTGCTGTCTATCATCATCGAAAAAGGTCTTATCAAGTCACACCGCAAGATGACCTTGCAAATAACGCTTGTGGATAAGCCAGGAGCGCTTATGAGCCTAACAGATAGTCTCAAATCAGCAAATGCAAACATCGTAAAAATCGACTACGATCGCTTCTCTACAAGGCTTGATTATGGTGATGCAAGTATCACGATCACGCTTGAGACAAAGGGTCTTGAACATCAAGAAAAGATCAAAGAAGTGCTTGAAAAAAGTGGTTTTTCATTTTCTCAATTGTTTTAA